The bacterium genomic sequence TCGATTTTTGGGTATCAGGCTGCGACCTGAGTCCCGATGGATATAAAGTCAAACTAACCATCAACGGACAGCATGAAACCGTGTTCACCGAATGGAAACCGTATTTTGTTACGGGTTTAACCCCCGGTAAATACACATTTGCATTGGAACTCGTAGATAAGGATGGAAAACCTGCAGAGGGCTCCTATAATAAAACTGAGCGAGAGATCACAATCGAATAAACTTCAACCAAACCTCCCGTGCTTCGGCATCGGAGGTTTTTTTATAAAGAAGGATTGTATGCCTGATCGTAGAAAATTAGACGAAAAAGACATTTTGTCCCGTATAGCCAATCTCAAGAACTGGCAATTCCATGACGGGAAATTGCGTAAAGAATTCCGATTCCCCGATTTTGTCAAAGCTTTCGGTTTCATGACCGGCGTTGCCTTACTGGCGGAATCACTGAATCACCATCCAAACTGGTCCAACGTCTACAACTCCGTTATTATCGAACTCTATACGCACGATGCAAACGGCATCACCGAATATGATTTTACTTTAGCGGAACGCATAGACGCCTTTTTGACATGACAGAATTTTATCTTGCAATCGCACGGATTTATTCATAAAATTTAATACCATTTCTTTTAATCATTTATTTCCATCGTCAGACAGACAGTAAAAGTATGTACGTCGTACCGTCATGTCAGGAATATTTTTACACTAACTAAACATCAACTTTATGCACGATTCGGCCTCAGACAAAGACAACGAACGCAGAAAAAACTTCGAGCTCCGGGCGATTATCGAATT encodes the following:
- a CDS encoding 4a-hydroxytetrahydrobiopterin dehydratase; translated protein: MPDRRKLDEKDILSRIANLKNWQFHDGKLRKEFRFPDFVKAFGFMTGVALLAESLNHHPNWSNVYNSVIIELYTHDANGITEYDFTLAERIDAFLT